The Desulfohalovibrio reitneri genome contains a region encoding:
- a CDS encoding fumarate reductase — MSVDTTMHVARPTRRDAYLDWLQMLSGAALVLFMWCHLILVASVVIGPSVMNAIAEFFESTYMAQVGGPLIFLLLLFHFVLAARKIPFRAEGQTTIIRHARMLRHRDTWLWLVQVVSAMVILIMGAIHMWVVLTDLPITATKSAERIQGGFWLVFYLVLLPMVELHVSIGLYRLGVKWGFIRSDNRAAAKKAEGILILLFIAIGLLALIRFLTLTA, encoded by the coding sequence ATGTCCGTGGACACGACCATGCACGTGGCCAGGCCCACCCGCCGGGACGCCTACCTGGACTGGCTGCAGATGCTCTCCGGAGCGGCCCTGGTGCTGTTCATGTGGTGCCATCTCATACTGGTGGCCTCGGTGGTCATCGGACCTTCGGTGATGAACGCCATCGCCGAGTTCTTCGAGTCCACCTACATGGCCCAAGTCGGCGGCCCGCTGATCTTCCTCCTGCTCCTCTTCCACTTCGTCCTGGCGGCGCGCAAAATCCCCTTCCGCGCCGAGGGGCAGACCACCATCATACGCCATGCCCGCATGCTGCGCCACCGCGACACTTGGCTGTGGCTGGTGCAGGTTGTCTCGGCCATGGTCATCCTTATCATGGGCGCCATCCACATGTGGGTGGTGCTCACCGACCTGCCCATCACCGCGACCAAATCCGCCGAACGCATCCAGGGCGGCTTCTGGCTGGTCTTCTACCTGGTGCTGCTGCCCATGGTGGAACTGCACGTCTCCATCGGCCTCTACCGCCTCGGGGTCAAGTGGGGCTTCATCCGCTCGGACAACCGCGCCGCGGCCAAGAAGGCCGAGGGCATCCTCATCCTGCTGTTCATCGCCATCGGCCTGCTGGCCCTCATCCGCTTCCTGACCTTGACCGCCTAG
- a CDS encoding AI-2E family transporter, with the protein MKRIRDTLARANRSGGFYAWFPILLLIFSLYLAYLVVRPFLHAVILALVLAAIFNPINEWLNRFVANRRGFSSGITVALIVVVICIPAFLFITGLAGQGTQSLARFNAWLMESDFKSFLQDYNLAPALDWLHQKMPFLDTSKLDIQTKIIDFSQSLGRDLITMGTNLIGNLVILSIQFLLMLVILFYLFKDGPLWLENVKYLLPLRRDQADAVLDSLRRVSRAVLVGGLLVATLQGIVGGFALYLVGIKPLFWGSMIALASLVPFIGTGMIWIPIAITMVFNGEWQPALFLAAWFIIIVVQIDTFLRPVFMKESAGLPVFFIFLSVIGGVQAFGAGGIIYGPLVLSFVTAMVRIYGREYGHILDGDLEEPETPLEEELEEAGENGEMEENEAKA; encoded by the coding sequence ATGAAGCGCATCCGCGACACGTTGGCCAGAGCCAACCGCTCGGGCGGCTTCTACGCCTGGTTCCCCATCCTGCTGCTGATCTTTTCCCTGTACTTGGCCTATCTGGTGGTGCGGCCCTTCCTGCACGCCGTCATCCTGGCCCTGGTGCTGGCGGCCATCTTCAATCCCATCAACGAGTGGCTGAACAGGTTCGTGGCTAACCGCCGGGGGTTTTCCTCGGGGATTACCGTGGCGCTCATCGTGGTGGTCATCTGCATCCCGGCCTTCCTCTTCATCACCGGGCTGGCCGGACAGGGCACCCAATCCCTGGCCCGATTCAACGCCTGGCTGATGGAGTCAGACTTCAAGAGCTTTTTGCAGGACTACAACCTCGCCCCCGCCCTGGACTGGCTGCACCAGAAGATGCCCTTCCTGGACACCTCCAAGCTGGACATCCAGACCAAGATCATCGACTTCAGCCAATCCCTCGGCCGCGATCTCATCACCATGGGGACCAATCTCATCGGCAACCTGGTGATCCTTTCCATCCAGTTCCTGCTGATGCTGGTCATCCTCTTCTACCTGTTCAAGGACGGCCCGCTGTGGCTGGAGAACGTCAAGTACCTGCTGCCCCTGCGGCGGGACCAGGCCGACGCGGTGCTGGACAGCCTCAGGCGCGTCAGCCGGGCTGTCCTGGTTGGCGGTCTGCTGGTGGCCACCCTGCAGGGCATCGTGGGCGGGTTCGCCCTCTACCTGGTGGGCATCAAGCCGCTTTTCTGGGGTTCCATGATCGCCCTGGCCTCCCTGGTGCCCTTCATCGGCACGGGCATGATCTGGATTCCCATCGCCATCACCATGGTCTTCAACGGCGAATGGCAGCCCGCACTCTTTTTGGCAGCCTGGTTCATCATCATCGTGGTGCAGATCGATACCTTCCTGCGCCCGGTCTTTATGAAGGAATCCGCCGGGCTGCCGGTCTTCTTCATCTTCCTCTCGGTCATCGGCGGGGTGCAGGCCTTCGGAGCCGGGGGCATCATTTACGGCCCGCTGGTGCTCTCCTTCGTCACGGCCATGGTCCGCATCTACGGCCGCGAGTACGGGCACATCCTGGACGGAGACCTGGAGGAGCCGGAAACGCCCCTTGAAGAGGAATTGGAAGAGGCAGGGGAAAACGGGGAAATGGAAGAGAACGAGGCGAAAGCCTAG
- the lipA gene encoding lipoyl synthase, with the protein MSESEDILRIPPWLRVKLPQSRCKGGTRDLLADLNLNTVCQGAKCPNLFECFGKGVATFLILGRNCTRDCRFCNISPGAPQPVEPDEPERVAEAARRLELSHVVVTSVTRDDLADGGAGHFAATLRAIRQALPRATTEVLIPDFKGEEGDLRTVLGARPDVLNHNLETARALSPKIRPQADYARSLELLRRSKAIAPDTPVKSGLMVGLGETDEQVRETMRDLAGAGCDIVTVGQYMRPSLQHPPVKRYVHPDVFEEYARYGESLGIPHTFAAPLVRSSYNAEMFARAGKEA; encoded by the coding sequence GTGAGCGAATCAGAGGACATTTTACGGATTCCGCCCTGGCTGCGGGTCAAACTCCCGCAAAGTAGGTGCAAGGGCGGCACGCGCGACCTGCTGGCCGACCTGAACCTGAACACGGTCTGCCAGGGGGCCAAGTGCCCCAACCTGTTCGAGTGCTTCGGCAAGGGTGTGGCCACCTTCCTCATCCTGGGCCGCAACTGCACCCGCGACTGCCGCTTCTGCAACATCTCGCCGGGCGCGCCCCAGCCAGTGGAGCCGGACGAGCCCGAGCGCGTGGCCGAGGCCGCCAGGCGGCTGGAACTGTCCCACGTCGTTGTCACCTCCGTGACCCGCGACGACTTGGCCGACGGCGGCGCGGGCCATTTCGCGGCCACCCTGCGGGCCATCCGCCAGGCGCTGCCCCGGGCCACCACCGAGGTGCTCATCCCGGACTTCAAGGGCGAGGAGGGGGACCTGCGGACCGTGCTGGGCGCCAGGCCCGACGTGCTCAATCACAACCTGGAGACGGCCCGCGCCCTGTCCCCGAAAATCCGCCCCCAGGCGGACTACGCCCGCAGCCTGGAGCTTTTGCGCCGCTCCAAGGCGATAGCCCCGGACACCCCGGTCAAATCCGGCCTCATGGTGGGCTTGGGCGAGACGGATGAGCAGGTGCGCGAGACCATGCGCGACCTGGCCGGGGCGGGCTGCGACATCGTCACCGTGGGCCAGTACATGCGCCCCAGCCTCCAGCATCCCCCGGTCAAGCGCTACGTCCACCCGGACGTCTTTGAAGAGTACGCCCGCTACGGCGAGAGCCTGGGCATCCCCCACACCTTCGCCGCCCCCCTGGTGCGGTCCAGCTACAACGCGGAAATGTTCGCCCGGGCCGGAAAGGAAGCATGA
- the recJ gene encoding single-stranded-DNA-specific exonuclease RecJ, producing MNRSRWIVRPFPEDPFTTPAEAGRSLGVSPTVAQLLLSRGLESLEEMEVFLNPGLRHLCAPESVPGLREAAEALARGLERGKRMAVWGDYDVDGVTSTAMCMDFLKKRGFAAVSHIPDRREEGYGLNTAGIERLAEDGVELLLTVDCGVSDVEPIERARELGMEVVVSDHHLPPDELPRALAVCNPRLGGDCACADLAGVGVAFFLLAALNRLLPGDPVDMRQYLDLVALGTLADVVPLQGQNRILAKNGLLLIKEAARPGLFALKEAAGFAPQAPLGAGQVVFGLAPRINAAGRLGHARDALDMLLAPDKETARPLAAKLDELNSTRRGEEEAITKAALEQAEPFGERPGIVVAGEDWHPGVIGIVASRLVERFYRPALVLTRENGLLKGSGRSTREFDLHGGLGQCAHLLEGYGGHKQAAGLSLLPENLDALRAAFESAVNAQLGEEMPPPSLLLDAELGLEGIDHVLLRELEMMQPFGAGNPEPAFLSPRLTVEGMSRFGKNHLKMRLRDADSGRALKAKAWRQADEISPKVAGKQVRVAFTPKIDTYGGVPTIEMHVRDLRVDEDVRRGTP from the coding sequence GTGAACCGCAGCCGCTGGATTGTTCGCCCCTTCCCCGAGGACCCCTTCACCACACCCGCCGAGGCGGGCCGCAGCCTGGGCGTCTCCCCCACGGTGGCCCAGCTTCTGCTCTCACGCGGGCTGGAAAGCCTGGAGGAGATGGAGGTGTTTCTGAATCCCGGCCTGCGGCACCTTTGCGCCCCGGAGTCGGTCCCCGGCTTGCGTGAAGCGGCCGAGGCACTGGCCCGGGGGCTTGAGCGCGGCAAGCGCATGGCCGTCTGGGGCGACTACGACGTGGACGGCGTGACCTCCACGGCCATGTGCATGGATTTCCTGAAAAAGCGCGGCTTCGCTGCGGTCAGTCACATTCCGGACCGCCGCGAGGAGGGCTACGGCCTGAACACGGCGGGCATCGAACGGCTGGCCGAGGACGGTGTGGAACTGCTGCTCACCGTGGACTGCGGCGTGTCGGACGTTGAACCCATCGAGCGGGCGCGCGAGCTGGGCATGGAGGTGGTGGTTTCCGACCACCACCTGCCGCCGGACGAGCTGCCCCGCGCCCTGGCCGTGTGCAACCCACGCCTGGGCGGGGACTGCGCCTGCGCCGACCTGGCCGGGGTGGGCGTGGCCTTCTTCCTGCTGGCCGCTCTCAACCGCCTTCTGCCGGGCGATCCGGTGGACATGCGCCAGTATCTGGACCTCGTGGCCCTGGGCACCCTGGCCGACGTGGTGCCGCTTCAAGGGCAGAACCGCATCCTGGCCAAGAACGGGTTGCTGCTCATCAAGGAGGCGGCCCGCCCCGGGCTATTCGCCCTCAAGGAGGCGGCCGGGTTCGCACCACAGGCCCCGCTGGGGGCCGGACAGGTGGTATTCGGCCTAGCTCCGCGCATCAACGCCGCCGGACGCCTGGGCCACGCCCGTGACGCCCTGGACATGCTGCTGGCCCCGGACAAGGAGACCGCCCGCCCCCTGGCGGCCAAACTGGACGAGCTCAACTCCACCCGCAGAGGCGAGGAGGAGGCCATCACCAAGGCCGCGCTGGAGCAGGCCGAACCGTTCGGCGAACGGCCGGGCATCGTGGTGGCTGGAGAGGACTGGCACCCCGGAGTCATCGGCATCGTGGCCTCGCGGCTGGTGGAGCGGTTCTACCGCCCCGCCCTGGTGCTCACGCGCGAAAACGGCCTGCTCAAGGGCTCCGGCCGCTCCACCCGCGAGTTCGACCTGCACGGCGGCCTGGGCCAGTGCGCCCACCTGTTGGAGGGCTACGGCGGGCACAAGCAGGCGGCCGGGCTGAGCCTGTTGCCGGAGAATCTCGACGCCCTGCGCGCGGCCTTCGAAAGCGCCGTCAACGCCCAACTGGGCGAGGAGATGCCGCCGCCGTCGCTGCTGCTGGACGCGGAACTTGGGCTGGAAGGCATCGATCATGTACTGCTGCGCGAGCTGGAGATGATGCAGCCCTTCGGCGCGGGCAATCCGGAGCCCGCCTTTCTCTCACCCCGGCTCACCGTGGAGGGGATGTCCCGCTTCGGCAAAAACCACCTCAAGATGCGGCTGCGCGATGCAGACTCCGGCAGGGCGCTCAAGGCCAAGGCCTGGCGGCAAGCGGACGAGATTTCACCCAAGGTGGCGGGCAAACAGGTGCGGGTGGCCTTCACCCCCAAGATAGACACGTACGGCGGCGTGCCCACCATCGAGATGCACGTGCGCGACCTGCGGGTGGACGAGGATGTCCGCCGGGGTACGCCATGA
- a CDS encoding fumarate reductase flavoprotein subunit encodes MQTFYSDLLVIGAGLAGERIAVEAAETGAAVTVLSIVPARRSHSSAAQGGMQAALGNCAMGKDDCPDVHFQDTVKGSDWGCDQEVARLFADTAPIEMRRLAHWGVPWNRVVPGKSFFYKGGEKFEKYEEPEKEGLITARSFGGTAKWRTCYTSDGTGHAVMCTMDNRCAELGIDVRDRSEAIALIHDGETCYGAIVRCLRTGELQAYIARATAICTGGFGRIYKATTNAVICDGGGHIIAMDTGQVPLGNPEAIQFHPTGIVPTDILVTEGCRGDGGTLLDKNEERFMHIYEPDKAELASRDVVSRWMTHHMRQGKGVESPYGQHLWLDIRHLGDQHISTKLREVDEICHHFLGIDPRTQLIPVRPTQHYTMAGIRTDRDGAAYGLKGLFSAGEAACWDMHGFNRLGGNSLAETVVAGGIVGRKVAEFLQGHDVSFRTSLVSDAVAAQEDRIKALASCRNGSESVYKVRSAMQDALMDGCFVFRTGEGLQQAVDTLKEVYERAGRVGLRSNGRGANPELAAALKIRGQVRLAQCIASAALARTESRGSHTREDHPERNDRDWLNRTLAYWKEGADVPELRYEPATYVFEIPPGDRGYGGGKIIKADEPK; translated from the coding sequence ATGCAGACATTCTACTCCGATCTGCTCGTCATCGGCGCCGGTTTGGCCGGCGAACGCATCGCCGTGGAGGCGGCCGAGACCGGGGCGGCCGTGACCGTACTGTCCATCGTGCCCGCCCGCCGCTCGCACTCCTCCGCCGCCCAGGGCGGCATGCAGGCGGCCCTGGGCAACTGCGCCATGGGCAAGGACGACTGCCCGGACGTCCACTTCCAGGACACGGTCAAGGGCTCGGACTGGGGCTGCGATCAGGAAGTGGCCCGCCTCTTCGCCGACACCGCGCCCATCGAGATGCGCAGGCTGGCTCACTGGGGCGTGCCCTGGAACCGCGTGGTGCCGGGCAAGTCCTTCTTCTACAAGGGCGGCGAGAAATTTGAGAAGTATGAAGAGCCGGAGAAGGAAGGGCTCATCACCGCCCGCTCCTTCGGCGGCACAGCCAAGTGGCGCACCTGCTACACCTCGGACGGCACGGGCCACGCGGTGATGTGCACCATGGACAACCGCTGCGCGGAACTGGGCATCGACGTGCGCGACCGCTCCGAGGCCATCGCCCTCATCCACGACGGAGAGACATGCTACGGCGCCATCGTCCGCTGCCTGCGCACGGGCGAGCTGCAGGCCTACATCGCCCGCGCCACGGCCATCTGCACCGGCGGCTTCGGCCGCATCTACAAGGCCACCACCAATGCGGTCATCTGCGACGGCGGCGGCCACATCATCGCCATGGACACCGGCCAGGTCCCCCTGGGCAACCCCGAGGCCATCCAGTTCCACCCCACCGGCATCGTGCCCACGGACATCCTGGTCACCGAGGGATGCCGGGGCGACGGCGGCACCCTCCTCGACAAGAACGAGGAGCGGTTCATGCACATCTACGAGCCGGATAAGGCGGAATTGGCCTCCCGCGACGTGGTCTCCCGCTGGATGACCCACCACATGCGCCAGGGCAAGGGTGTGGAGAGTCCCTACGGCCAGCACCTCTGGCTGGACATCCGCCACCTGGGCGATCAGCACATCTCCACCAAGCTGCGCGAGGTGGACGAAATCTGCCATCACTTCCTGGGCATCGACCCCCGCACCCAGCTCATCCCGGTGCGTCCCACCCAGCACTACACCATGGCCGGCATCCGCACGGACCGCGACGGCGCTGCCTACGGGCTGAAGGGCCTCTTCTCCGCTGGCGAGGCCGCCTGCTGGGACATGCACGGCTTCAACCGCCTGGGCGGCAACTCCCTGGCCGAAACCGTGGTGGCCGGGGGCATTGTGGGCCGCAAGGTGGCCGAGTTCCTCCAGGGGCACGACGTGAGCTTCAGGACCTCCCTGGTCAGCGACGCCGTGGCCGCCCAGGAGGATCGCATCAAGGCGCTGGCCTCCTGCCGCAACGGCTCCGAGAGCGTCTACAAGGTGCGCTCGGCCATGCAGGACGCCCTCATGGACGGCTGCTTCGTATTCCGCACCGGCGAGGGGCTGCAGCAGGCCGTGGACACCCTCAAGGAAGTCTACGAGCGCGCCGGACGCGTGGGACTGCGCTCCAACGGGCGCGGGGCCAACCCGGAGCTGGCCGCGGCCCTAAAGATCCGCGGACAGGTGCGGCTGGCCCAGTGCATCGCCTCCGCCGCCCTGGCCCGCACCGAATCGCGCGGCTCCCACACCCGCGAGGACCATCCAGAGCGCAACGACCGAGACTGGCTGAACCGCACCCTGGCCTACTGGAAGGAGGGAGCGGACGTACCCGAACTGCGCTACGAGCCCGCCACCTACGTCTTCGAGATTCCTCCCGGCGACCGCGGCTACGGCGGCGGCAAGATCATCAAGGCCGACGAGCCCAAATAG
- a CDS encoding HNH endonuclease has product MTQAEPCAMCGRGAPTTRHHLIPRKLHKRLKKKGVEEERLQETVPLCRACHSTVHQTFSEKELAGEYNTLEAILSDERVAKWRDWLAGKPDGFKPKLRGWKAASGR; this is encoded by the coding sequence ATGACACAGGCCGAACCCTGCGCCATGTGCGGGCGGGGGGCGCCCACCACGCGGCATCATCTGATACCGCGCAAGCTGCATAAGCGGTTGAAGAAGAAAGGGGTGGAGGAGGAGCGGCTGCAAGAGACCGTGCCGCTCTGCCGGGCCTGCCACTCCACGGTGCACCAGACCTTTTCCGAAAAGGAACTGGCCGGGGAGTACAATACTCTGGAGGCCATTCTGTCGGACGAACGGGTGGCCAAGTGGAGGGACTGGCTCGCGGGCAAGCCGGACGGCTTCAAGCCCAAGCTGCGGGGGTGGAAGGCGGCGAGCGGGCGCTAG
- a CDS encoding HDOD domain-containing protein, whose product MQLERGQQFLSSLADHRFDLPFSPDLLGRLFNQTKESSLASLDEIARTIEVDQGLTAKILSLANSAYYGLQSQVNSVSRAATVLGLKEIRNIVLALSVRCLATTHPLPDEFDLRVYWRHQIRVALICGEVARRAGEADPDSLHTAGLLHDLGKLITAMLAPEDWRAIAALRREKGLAPEKAEDLYWGIDHGVVGSLVLRAWNLPPELTEPVNWHHTPRSSPDFRRASTLLCLADALLRSHTDDATWAEQADTLCDELDLSRESAEEAVLAALANETVEHFISEVAA is encoded by the coding sequence ATGCAATTGGAAAGGGGACAGCAATTCCTCTCTTCCCTGGCGGACCACCGCTTCGACCTGCCCTTCTCCCCGGACCTGCTGGGCAGGCTCTTCAACCAAACCAAGGAAAGCTCCCTGGCCTCGCTGGATGAAATCGCCCGCACCATAGAGGTTGACCAGGGACTCACGGCCAAGATCCTCTCCCTGGCCAATTCCGCCTATTACGGACTGCAGTCCCAAGTGAACTCCGTTTCCCGCGCGGCAACCGTTCTGGGACTCAAGGAAATCCGCAACATCGTCCTGGCCCTTTCCGTACGCTGCTTGGCCACAACCCACCCCCTGCCGGATGAGTTCGATCTGCGCGTCTACTGGAGGCACCAGATACGGGTGGCTCTGATCTGCGGCGAGGTCGCCCGCCGCGCTGGCGAAGCCGATCCCGACAGCCTGCACACCGCCGGCCTGCTTCACGACCTAGGCAAGCTCATCACGGCCATGCTGGCTCCGGAGGACTGGCGGGCCATCGCCGCGCTGCGCCGCGAAAAGGGGTTGGCCCCGGAAAAGGCCGAGGACCTCTACTGGGGCATCGACCACGGTGTGGTGGGGTCGCTGGTGCTGCGTGCCTGGAACCTTCCCCCGGAACTCACCGAGCCCGTCAACTGGCACCACACCCCGCGCAGCAGCCCGGATTTCCGGCGCGCCTCCACCCTGCTCTGCCTGGCCGACGCCCTGCTGCGCAGCCACACGGACGACGCGACCTGGGCGGAGCAGGCCGACACCCTCTGCGACGAACTGGACCTCTCCCGCGAGTCGGCCGAAGAGGCGGTGTTGGCCGCCCTGGCCAACGAGACCGTGGAACACTTCATCTCCGAGGTGGCGGCGTGA
- the lipB gene encoding lipoyl(octanoyl) transferase LipB, with product MRIEDLGLISYADALARQKERLAEVEAGGEETLFLLEHQPVITFGRHGGEEFLHLPEPVLRQRGVEVAKSERGGKVTCHFPGQVVAYPIFRVARRPGGLRAVFDGLEDAAVAALADAGVAAHRRDGYPGVWTERGKIASVGLAVKRWITYHGLALNVGPGLSLFEAITLCGLPDATATSVALERGDEAVTTDKMKELLGERIRGHFTDSALAAGQTPAK from the coding sequence ATGCGCATTGAAGACCTGGGGCTGATCTCCTACGCCGACGCCCTGGCCAGGCAAAAGGAACGGCTGGCCGAAGTGGAGGCCGGAGGCGAGGAGACCCTGTTTCTGCTGGAGCACCAGCCGGTGATCACATTCGGCCGCCACGGCGGGGAGGAGTTTCTGCACCTGCCCGAACCGGTGCTGCGGCAGCGCGGGGTGGAAGTGGCCAAGTCGGAGCGGGGCGGCAAGGTGACCTGTCATTTTCCGGGGCAGGTTGTGGCCTATCCCATCTTTCGCGTGGCCCGCAGGCCGGGCGGATTGCGGGCGGTGTTCGATGGTCTGGAGGATGCCGCTGTGGCCGCCCTGGCGGACGCGGGGGTTGCCGCGCACCGCAGGGATGGCTATCCGGGTGTCTGGACGGAACGCGGCAAGATCGCCTCGGTGGGGCTGGCGGTCAAACGCTGGATCACCTACCACGGCCTGGCCCTCAACGTGGGGCCGGGCTTGTCGCTGTTCGAAGCCATCACCCTCTGCGGCCTGCCCGACGCCACGGCCACCTCGGTGGCTTTGGAGCGCGGGGACGAGGCCGTGACCACGGACAAGATGAAGGAACTGCTCGGTGAGCGAATCAGAGGACATTTTACGGATTCCGCCCTGGCTGCGGGTCAAACTCCCGCAAAGTAG